The following coding sequences lie in one Mycobacterium gordonae genomic window:
- a CDS encoding enolase C-terminal domain-like protein yields MTHLTEIREQAVALAGSAANALVNFAGHTVSLVALIGVHDGRRVAGVAFDSIGRFAQSGILRDRMIPRVLAAPPDTLLDDSGRLNPAAVLACALRNEKPGGHGDRAAAAAALELACWDFNAKLDGEPAYVTIARRFGRVPLSSVPVYAAGGYYYPNGDLETLRDEMRSYLDLGYGAVKMKIGGAPMPGDLARMEAVIDVVGDGGRVAVDANGRFDRSTATEWAAVLAGYRLRWFEEPGDPLDYALNQAVTHCYGGAVATGENLFSVPDVVNLVRYGGMRPGRDIFQMDAGLSYGLTEYGRMLAVLEAHGFDRRFAYPHGGHLINLHIAAGLGLGGCESYPGVFQPFGGYSDACVLHDGRIAPTDAPGFGLEGKKGLAEAIVELTA; encoded by the coding sequence GTGACGCATCTCACGGAGATTCGGGAGCAAGCGGTCGCTCTTGCCGGCAGCGCGGCCAACGCGCTGGTGAATTTCGCCGGCCACACCGTCTCGCTGGTCGCACTGATCGGCGTCCACGACGGCCGGCGCGTGGCGGGGGTCGCGTTCGACTCGATCGGGCGATTCGCCCAGAGCGGCATCCTGCGCGACCGGATGATTCCGCGGGTGCTCGCCGCACCCCCGGACACCCTGCTGGATGACTCGGGCCGGCTGAACCCGGCGGCGGTGCTGGCCTGCGCCCTGCGTAACGAGAAGCCCGGCGGGCACGGTGATCGCGCCGCCGCGGCCGCCGCATTGGAACTGGCGTGCTGGGACTTCAACGCCAAACTCGACGGCGAACCCGCCTACGTGACGATTGCGCGGCGGTTCGGGCGGGTCCCGCTGAGCTCGGTCCCGGTCTATGCCGCTGGTGGCTACTACTACCCGAACGGCGACCTCGAGACCCTGCGCGACGAGATGCGGTCCTACCTCGACCTCGGCTACGGCGCGGTGAAGATGAAGATCGGCGGCGCGCCGATGCCCGGGGATCTGGCCCGGATGGAGGCCGTCATCGACGTGGTCGGAGATGGCGGCAGAGTCGCGGTGGACGCCAACGGCAGATTCGACCGGTCCACAGCGACCGAGTGGGCCGCGGTCCTGGCCGGCTATCGGCTGCGCTGGTTCGAAGAGCCGGGCGATCCGTTGGATTACGCACTGAACCAGGCGGTGACGCACTGCTACGGCGGTGCCGTGGCCACCGGAGAGAACCTGTTCTCGGTGCCCGACGTGGTCAACCTGGTCCGCTACGGCGGCATGCGGCCGGGCCGCGACATTTTTCAGATGGACGCCGGGCTGAGCTACGGCCTCACCGAGTATGGGCGGATGCTGGCGGTGCTGGAGGCACACGGTTTCGACCGCCGCTTCGCCTATCCTCACGGCGGCCATCTGATCAATCTGCACATCGCGGCCGGGTTGGGTCTGGGCGGGTGCGAGTCCTACCCGGGCGTGTTCCAGCCCTTCGGAGGGTACTCCGACGCCTGCGTGCTGCACGATGGCAGGATCGCGCCGACGGACGCACCGGGCTTCGGGCTGGAGGGCAAGAAGGGCCTGGCTGAGGCGATCGTCGAGCTGACAGCGTAG
- a CDS encoding TlpA disulfide reductase family protein translates to MRLRFHLIVATILAGLLTGCSGRDAVAQGGTFEFVSPGGKTDIFYDPPDSRGRPGPLSGPSLTEPAKNISLNDFPGQVVVINVWGQWCGPCRAEIGQLQRVYDATRDAGVSFLGIDVRDNSREAAQDFVNDRHVTFPSIYDPPMRTLIAFGGKYPTTVIPSTLVLDRQHRVAAVFLRELLAEDLQPVVQRLAAESPARASSAAQ, encoded by the coding sequence ATGAGGCTGCGGTTCCATCTGATCGTCGCGACGATCCTGGCGGGGCTGCTGACCGGTTGCTCCGGGCGCGACGCCGTCGCGCAGGGCGGCACGTTCGAATTCGTCTCCCCGGGCGGCAAGACCGACATCTTCTACGACCCGCCGGACAGCCGCGGCCGACCCGGCCCGCTGTCCGGGCCCAGCCTGACCGAACCAGCCAAGAACATCTCGCTGAACGACTTTCCCGGTCAGGTCGTCGTCATCAACGTGTGGGGCCAGTGGTGCGGCCCGTGCCGGGCCGAGATCGGCCAACTGCAGCGGGTCTACGACGCGACGCGCGATGCGGGCGTCTCGTTCCTCGGCATCGACGTCCGCGACAACAGCCGTGAGGCGGCCCAGGATTTCGTCAACGACCGGCACGTGACCTTCCCGTCGATCTACGACCCGCCGATGCGCACCCTGATCGCGTTCGGCGGAAAGTATCCGACCACCGTCATTCCGTCCACGCTGGTGCTGGACCGCCAGCACCGGGTGGCCGCGGTGTTCCTGCGCGAGCTGCTCGCCGAGGATCTGCAGCCGGTGGTGCAGCGGCTCGCCGCTGAGTCCCCGGCCAGGGCGAGTTCGGCAGCGCAGTGA
- the resB gene encoding cytochrome c biogenesis protein ResB produces MALTPRTLAGKVRNTWRSLTSMGTALVLLFLLALGAIPGALLPQRSLNAGKVEEYLHAHPLIGPWLNELQAFDVFSSFWFTAIYVLLFVSLVGCLTPRIFEHARSLRATPVAAPRNLARLPKHAEARTAGAPDVLAATVTDRLRGWRTTTRRSGATVEVSAEKGYLREFGNLVFHFSLLGLLVAVAAGKLFGYEGNVIVIADGGPGFCSASPAAFDSFRAGNTVDGTSLHPICLRVNNFQANYLPSGQATSFAADIAYQAGDDLTSNTWRPYRLEVNHPLRVGGDRVYLQGHGYAPTFTVTFPNGQTRTSTVQWRPDNPQTLLSSGVARIDPPAGSYPTAEERRQHEIAIQGLLAPTEQLDGTLLSSRFPALNDPAVAIDIYRGDTGLDTGRPQSLFNLDPRLIEQGRLTKEKRVNLRVGDLVRIDQGPAAGTTVRFDGAVPFVNLQVSHDPGQIWVLVFAIAMMAGLLVSLLVRRRRVWVRLTPVAGTPDTVDVELGGLARTDNSGWGDEFERLTERLLAGFGEVPDAERAETKVDVT; encoded by the coding sequence ATGGCGCTCACGCCACGGACGCTCGCGGGGAAGGTGCGCAACACCTGGCGGTCGCTGACCTCGATGGGCACCGCGCTGGTGCTGCTGTTCCTGCTGGCACTGGGCGCGATTCCGGGAGCGCTGTTGCCGCAGCGCAGCCTCAACGCCGGCAAGGTCGAGGAGTACTTGCACGCGCACCCGTTGATCGGGCCGTGGCTCAACGAGTTGCAGGCCTTCGACGTGTTTTCCAGCTTCTGGTTCACCGCCATCTACGTGCTGCTGTTCGTGTCGCTGGTCGGCTGCCTGACTCCACGGATCTTTGAGCACGCGCGCAGCCTGCGTGCCACCCCGGTAGCCGCGCCGCGCAACCTGGCCAGGCTGCCCAAGCACGCCGAAGCCCGAACCGCCGGCGCCCCCGACGTCCTGGCCGCCACCGTCACCGACCGGTTGCGAGGCTGGCGCACCACCACCAGGCGCAGCGGCGCAACCGTCGAAGTGTCCGCCGAGAAGGGTTACCTGCGCGAATTCGGCAACCTCGTCTTCCACTTCTCGCTGCTTGGCCTGCTGGTCGCGGTGGCCGCCGGCAAGCTGTTCGGCTACGAGGGCAACGTGATCGTCATCGCCGACGGCGGGCCGGGATTCTGCTCGGCCTCGCCGGCGGCGTTCGACTCGTTCCGCGCCGGCAACACCGTCGACGGCACGTCGCTGCACCCGATCTGCCTGCGGGTCAACAACTTCCAGGCCAACTATCTGCCGTCCGGGCAGGCCACCTCGTTCGCCGCCGACATCGCCTACCAGGCCGGGGACGACCTGACGTCCAACACCTGGCGGCCCTACCGCCTCGAGGTCAACCACCCACTGCGCGTCGGCGGCGACCGGGTGTATCTGCAGGGGCACGGCTACGCCCCCACCTTCACCGTGACGTTCCCCAACGGTCAGACCCGCACCTCGACCGTGCAGTGGCGCCCCGACAACCCACAGACCCTGCTGTCTTCCGGGGTGGCGCGCATCGATCCGCCCGCCGGCAGCTATCCCACCGCCGAGGAGCGCCGTCAGCACGAGATCGCCATTCAGGGCCTGCTGGCGCCCACCGAGCAGCTCGACGGCACGCTGCTGTCGTCGCGGTTCCCGGCGCTCAACGACCCGGCCGTGGCCATCGACATCTACCGCGGTGACACCGGTCTGGACACCGGGCGGCCCCAGTCGCTGTTCAACCTGGATCCGCGATTGATCGAACAGGGGCGATTGACCAAGGAGAAGCGGGTCAACCTGCGAGTAGGCGACCTGGTGCGTATCGACCAGGGCCCCGCCGCCGGCACCACGGTCCGTTTCGACGGCGCCGTGCCGTTCGTCAACCTGCAGGTCTCACACGACCCCGGCCAGATCTGGGTGCTGGTCTTCGCCATCGCCATGATGGCCGGGCTGTTGGTCTCGCTGCTCGTCCGCCGTCGCCGGGTGTGGGTTCGCCTGACACCCGTGGCCGGCACTCCAGATACGGTTGACGTCGAATTGGGCGGCCTGGCACGTACCGACAACTCCGGATGGGGCGACGAGTTCGAGCGGCTGACCGAGCGGTTGCTGGCCGGTTTCGGCGAAGTCCCAGACGCCGAACGAGCCGAGACGAAAGTGGATGTCACATGA
- a CDS encoding nitroreductase family deazaflavin-dependent oxidoreductase, which yields MQFPQRLARFNRHVTNPIQRMWAGRIPLHGILEHVGRRSGTPYRTPLVVFNADIDGRPGYAILLTYGPNRDWLKNIKAAGGGRLRRHGRTVGVTDPRVVSKLEAAPHVTSAKRVFARLPFEEAVLLTKAE from the coding sequence ATGCAATTTCCTCAACGGCTCGCCCGGTTCAACCGGCATGTCACCAATCCCATCCAGCGAATGTGGGCCGGCCGGATCCCGCTGCACGGCATTCTCGAACACGTCGGCCGGCGCTCCGGCACCCCCTATCGCACCCCGTTGGTGGTATTCAACGCCGACATCGACGGCAGGCCCGGCTACGCGATCCTGCTGACCTACGGCCCGAACCGCGACTGGCTGAAGAACATCAAGGCCGCCGGAGGCGGTAGGTTGCGCCGCCACGGCAGGACGGTGGGCGTCACCGATCCGCGGGTCGTCAGCAAGCTCGAGGCTGCGCCGCACGTCACCAGCGCCAAGCGCGTGTTCGCCCGGCTGCCGTTCGAGGAAGCCGTGCTGCTCACCAAAGCCGAGTGA
- the hemL gene encoding glutamate-1-semialdehyde 2,1-aminomutase has protein sequence MGSERLSDQATAQVRASAQLFSDACAVIPGGVNSPVRAFSAVGGTPRFITEAHGCRLTDADGNSYVDLVCSWGPMILGHAHPAVVDAVAKAAAGGLSFGAPTPAETELATEIIGRVTPVERIRLVNSGTEATMSAIRLARGFTGRPKIVKFSGCYHGHADALLADAGSGVATLGLPSSPGVTGAAASDTIVLPYNDIDVVRDTFARFGEQVAAVITEASPGNMGVVPPAPGYNAALRAVTAEHGALLISDEVMTGFRVSRSGWYGIDPVDADLFTFGKVMSGGLPAAAFGGRVEVMERLAPLGPVYQAGTLSGNPVAMAAGLATLRAADDSVYAALDANADRLAALLADALTNASVPHQIPRGGNMLSVFFTDAPVTDFAAARASQTWRYPAFFHALLDAGVYPPCSAFEAWFVSAALDDTAFERIADALPAAAAAAAQEEQP, from the coding sequence ATGGGGTCCGAGCGGCTATCAGACCAGGCAACCGCGCAGGTGCGCGCCTCGGCGCAGCTGTTCTCCGATGCCTGCGCGGTGATACCCGGCGGGGTGAACTCGCCGGTGCGGGCGTTCTCCGCCGTGGGCGGCACGCCGCGCTTCATCACCGAGGCCCACGGTTGCCGTCTCACCGACGCCGACGGCAACAGCTATGTCGACCTGGTGTGCTCCTGGGGGCCGATGATCCTGGGCCACGCGCACCCGGCCGTCGTCGACGCCGTCGCCAAAGCGGCCGCCGGCGGGCTGTCCTTCGGGGCCCCGACGCCCGCCGAGACCGAGCTGGCCACCGAAATCATCGGCCGGGTCACCCCCGTCGAGCGGATCCGGTTGGTGAACTCCGGCACCGAGGCGACCATGAGCGCGATCCGGTTGGCGCGTGGTTTCACCGGCCGACCCAAGATCGTCAAATTCTCCGGCTGCTATCACGGGCATGCGGACGCGCTGCTGGCCGATGCGGGCTCCGGGGTGGCCACCCTGGGGCTGCCGTCCTCGCCCGGGGTCACCGGCGCGGCCGCCTCCGACACGATTGTGTTGCCCTACAACGATATCGACGTCGTCCGAGACACCTTTGCCCGGTTCGGCGAACAGGTCGCCGCCGTCATCACCGAGGCCAGCCCCGGCAACATGGGCGTCGTTCCACCAGCGCCGGGGTACAACGCGGCGCTGCGCGCCGTCACCGCCGAACACGGCGCCTTGCTGATCTCCGACGAGGTGATGACCGGATTCCGGGTGAGCCGAAGTGGTTGGTACGGAATCGACCCCGTCGACGCGGACCTGTTCACCTTCGGGAAGGTGATGAGCGGCGGCCTGCCCGCCGCAGCTTTCGGCGGCCGCGTCGAGGTGATGGAGCGGCTGGCTCCGCTGGGGCCGGTGTATCAGGCCGGCACGCTGTCGGGTAACCCGGTGGCGATGGCGGCTGGGTTGGCCACCCTGCGCGCTGCGGACGACAGCGTATACGCCGCGCTGGACGCCAACGCCGACCGCCTGGCCGCGCTGCTGGCTGACGCATTGACCAATGCCTCTGTGCCACATCAGATCCCACGGGGCGGCAACATGCTCAGCGTGTTCTTCACCGACGCGCCGGTGACCGACTTCGCCGCCGCGCGGGCCAGCCAGACCTGGCGTTATCCGGCGTTCTTTCATGCCCTGCTCGATGCGGGCGTCTACCCGCCGTGCAGCGCCTTCGAAGCGTGGTTCGTCTCGGCCGCGCTGGACGACACCGCCTTCGAGCGGATCGCTGACGCGCTACCCGCCGCGGCCGCGGCCGCGGCACAGGAGGAACAACCCTGA
- a CDS encoding cytochrome c biogenesis CcdA family protein, which yields MTGFAHIASAGPLVVALGACVLAGLLSFASPCVVPLVPGYLSYLAAVVGVDDADNPGTLKAPPAARWRVAGSAALFVAGFTAVFVLGTVVVLGMTTTLITNQLLLQRVGGVLTIVMGLVFVGLVPALQRQARFSPRQLTSVAGAPLLGAVFALGWTPCLGPTLTGVITVASATEGANVARGIALVIAYCLGLGIPFVLLAFGSASAVTGLGWLRRHTRAIQVFGGVLLIAVGAALVTGVWNDFVSWLRDAFVSDVRLPI from the coding sequence GTGACCGGTTTCGCCCACATCGCCTCCGCCGGGCCACTGGTGGTGGCCCTGGGAGCCTGCGTGCTGGCCGGGCTGTTGTCATTCGCGTCGCCGTGCGTGGTGCCGCTGGTGCCGGGCTATCTGTCGTATCTGGCCGCGGTGGTGGGCGTTGACGACGCGGACAACCCCGGCACGCTCAAGGCGCCGCCGGCCGCGCGCTGGCGGGTGGCCGGATCGGCGGCATTGTTCGTGGCCGGGTTCACCGCGGTGTTCGTGCTGGGCACCGTCGTCGTACTGGGAATGACGACCACGTTGATCACCAACCAGTTGTTGCTGCAGCGGGTCGGCGGCGTGCTGACCATCGTCATGGGATTGGTGTTCGTCGGACTCGTCCCGGCGCTGCAGCGTCAGGCGCGGTTCAGCCCGCGTCAGCTGACCTCGGTGGCGGGGGCTCCGCTGCTGGGCGCGGTGTTCGCGCTCGGCTGGACGCCATGCCTGGGGCCCACGCTGACCGGGGTGATCACGGTGGCCTCGGCGACCGAGGGCGCCAACGTCGCCCGCGGGATCGCGTTGGTGATCGCTTACTGCCTGGGATTGGGCATCCCGTTCGTGTTGTTGGCGTTCGGCTCGGCCAGCGCCGTGACCGGGCTGGGCTGGCTGCGCCGGCACACCCGGGCGATCCAGGTGTTCGGCGGGGTGCTGCTGATCGCGGTCGGGGCCGCACTGGTCACCGGGGTGTGGAACGACTTCGTGTCGTGGCTGCGCGACGCCTTCGTCTCGGACGTCAGGCTGCCGATCTGA
- a CDS encoding histidine phosphatase family protein: protein MAEQTRVHVIRHGEVHNPGGILYGRLPGFRLSDNGAAQAAAVADFLADRDIVAVIASPLQRAQETAAPIAARHNLPIDTDPDLIESANFFEGRKVSPGDGAWRDPRVWWQLRNPFTPSWGEPYNQIAARMAAAADKARSRAAGHEAVCVSHQLPVWTLRMHVTGRRLWHDPRRRECGLASVTSLVYDGDRLVDVEYAEPAAG from the coding sequence ATGGCCGAACAGACCCGGGTCCACGTCATCCGGCACGGCGAGGTACACAATCCCGGCGGCATTCTCTACGGCCGGCTGCCGGGCTTCCGCCTGTCGGATAACGGCGCCGCGCAGGCCGCCGCCGTCGCCGACTTTCTGGCCGACCGCGACATCGTCGCGGTGATCGCCTCGCCGCTGCAGCGGGCGCAGGAAACCGCCGCCCCGATCGCCGCGCGGCACAACCTGCCGATCGACACCGACCCCGACCTGATCGAGTCGGCCAACTTCTTCGAAGGCCGCAAGGTGAGCCCGGGTGACGGCGCCTGGCGTGACCCGCGGGTGTGGTGGCAATTGCGCAATCCGTTCACCCCGTCCTGGGGAGAGCCGTACAACCAGATCGCCGCCCGGATGGCGGCCGCGGCGGACAAGGCGCGGTCGCGCGCCGCCGGACATGAGGCGGTCTGCGTCAGCCACCAGTTGCCGGTGTGGACGTTGCGCATGCACGTGACCGGGCGGCGCTTGTGGCATGACCCGCGGCGCCGGGAGTGCGGCCTGGCGTCGGTGACATCGCTGGTCTACGACGGCGACCGGTTGGTCGACGTGGAATATGCGGAACCGGCGGCCGGATGA
- a CDS encoding ketopantoate reductase family protein, which translates to MKVAVIGCGAMGSIYAAKLADAGNDVLVVDRYQPGIDQIARRGLRITGPGYDRTVQLRAGTAAPAETMDLIVLAVKAADVTSAAQQALSMLGADTSVLTIQNGLGSAETVADIVGEQRLAVGIASGFGAARVAPGHVHHNAMRAMRFGPYSGLSHSTVESIARVWAEAGFDAAAVTDIAAMQWEKLICNVAYSAPCALTGMTVGQVMDDPDMGPVSRAAAKEAWRVAFASDIDISVVDPGEHVRAFGAAMPDAKPSALLDHEARRVSEIDFINGAVPRQGARVGVDAPVNATLTSLVKAIEKRWTQT; encoded by the coding sequence ATGAAGGTTGCGGTAATCGGTTGCGGTGCAATGGGTTCGATCTATGCCGCGAAACTGGCCGACGCGGGCAACGACGTGCTGGTCGTCGACCGCTACCAACCCGGTATCGACCAGATCGCCCGGCGCGGGCTGCGTATCACCGGACCGGGGTATGACCGGACGGTGCAGCTGCGGGCCGGCACCGCCGCACCAGCCGAGACGATGGACCTGATCGTCCTGGCCGTCAAGGCCGCTGACGTGACATCCGCTGCGCAGCAGGCTCTTTCGATGCTCGGCGCGGACACCTCGGTGCTGACCATCCAGAACGGCCTGGGTTCGGCGGAGACCGTCGCGGACATCGTCGGGGAGCAGCGCCTGGCCGTCGGGATCGCCAGCGGTTTCGGCGCTGCCCGGGTGGCGCCCGGTCATGTGCACCACAATGCCATGCGCGCCATGCGTTTCGGCCCCTATTCGGGGCTGTCGCATTCGACGGTCGAGTCGATAGCGCGGGTGTGGGCCGAGGCCGGCTTCGACGCCGCGGCAGTCACCGACATCGCCGCCATGCAGTGGGAGAAGCTGATCTGCAACGTCGCCTACAGCGCGCCGTGCGCGCTGACCGGAATGACGGTCGGCCAGGTGATGGACGACCCGGACATGGGCCCGGTCAGCCGTGCGGCGGCCAAAGAAGCGTGGCGGGTGGCGTTCGCCTCCGATATCGACATCAGCGTCGTCGACCCCGGCGAACACGTCCGTGCCTTCGGCGCCGCAATGCCCGACGCCAAACCCTCGGCGTTACTGGATCACGAAGCGCGCCGGGTCAGCGAGATCGACTTCATCAACGGAGCCGTACCTCGCCAGGGGGCACGGGTCGGTGTCGACGCCCCGGTGAACGCGACACTCACATCTCTGGTCAAGGCAATCGAGAAGCGTTGGACGCAAACGTGA
- a CDS encoding glucose 1-dehydrogenase, translated as MGFAEQQQPVPGVQAQMDPVPDCGENSYVGSGKLTGKSAVITGGDSGIGRAVAIAFAREGADVLLAYLNEDDDARDTAGHVQEAGRQCVLMPGDLSDPAHCRAVVDRAVTEFGRIDVLVNNAAFQMTHESLDEISDEEWDHTFRLNVGAYFYLAKAALPHMGAGSSIIGSSSVNSDSPNPTLAPYTATKAAIANFSASLAQMLGPKGIRVNSVAPGPVWTPLIPATMPPEKVKSFGDNVPLGRAGQPAELAPVYVLLASDDASYISGARVAVTGGRPVL; from the coding sequence GTGGGATTCGCCGAACAACAACAACCCGTGCCGGGCGTTCAAGCGCAAATGGATCCGGTCCCCGACTGCGGTGAGAACAGCTATGTCGGATCCGGGAAGCTGACCGGCAAGAGCGCGGTCATCACCGGAGGGGACAGCGGGATCGGCCGCGCCGTCGCGATCGCGTTCGCCCGCGAGGGAGCGGATGTGTTGCTGGCATATCTGAACGAAGACGACGACGCGCGCGATACCGCCGGACACGTGCAGGAGGCCGGGCGTCAGTGCGTCCTGATGCCTGGCGACCTCTCCGACCCCGCACATTGCCGCGCCGTCGTGGACCGGGCCGTAACGGAATTCGGCCGCATCGATGTGCTAGTCAACAACGCCGCGTTCCAGATGACGCACGAGAGCCTCGACGAGATCTCCGACGAGGAGTGGGATCACACGTTCAGGCTCAACGTGGGGGCATATTTCTATCTCGCCAAGGCGGCCCTGCCGCACATGGGTGCCGGATCGTCGATCATCGGCAGTTCCTCGGTCAACTCCGACTCGCCGAATCCGACGCTGGCGCCGTATACGGCGACCAAGGCGGCCATCGCCAACTTCTCCGCCAGTCTCGCCCAAATGTTGGGGCCCAAGGGTATCCGTGTCAACAGTGTCGCGCCCGGACCCGTCTGGACGCCGCTGATCCCGGCGACCATGCCCCCCGAGAAGGTGAAGTCGTTCGGGGACAACGTCCCGCTGGGCCGGGCGGGGCAGCCCGCGGAGTTGGCTCCGGTTTACGTGCTGCTGGCCTCCGATGACGCCAGCTACATCTCCGGTGCCCGGGTGGCAGTCACCGGGGGCCGGCCCGTTCTGTGA
- a CDS encoding MinD/ParA family ATP-binding protein — MSEHPTPGGGMPRVHPGTGEGGPNVSPDQPTAEFKPAADPVGEAPTRAFSGFRTERRTPATEPGPLPHQTAELERPQWDAGPTTGPVTGVTRVDPTAYGAYYPGPAETPSTQERPQFRPEPLPHAPYPELSTTVLLRPVKPPPSEGWRRALYVLSGQLINLGEGPRAMRHNNLVAQINRPLRGCYRIAVLSLKGGVGKTTITASLGSTFASVRGDRVVAVDANPDRGTLSQKVPLETPATVRHLLRDAESIDRYSDIRGYTSQNADGLEILASESDPAVSEAFSGDDYTRTLDILERFYGLVLTDCGTGLLHSTIPAVLAKADVLIVVASGSIDGARLASATLDWLEAHGHEDLVRNSVAVVNAVRSRSGKVDMDKVIDHFARRCRAVRVVPFDAHLEEGAEISLDRLKRDTREAVAELAAVVADGFPADQRRANPNFV, encoded by the coding sequence GTGTCAGAGCATCCAACGCCGGGCGGGGGAATGCCGCGGGTTCACCCGGGCACAGGAGAAGGCGGCCCGAACGTCAGTCCGGATCAGCCGACCGCGGAGTTCAAACCGGCAGCCGACCCCGTCGGCGAGGCGCCTACCCGGGCGTTCAGCGGGTTCCGCACCGAGCGGCGGACTCCCGCCACCGAGCCGGGCCCGTTACCGCACCAAACCGCCGAACTCGAGCGTCCCCAGTGGGATGCGGGCCCGACGACCGGCCCGGTGACCGGTGTCACGCGGGTGGACCCGACGGCCTACGGCGCGTACTACCCGGGACCGGCCGAGACCCCCAGCACCCAGGAGCGGCCCCAGTTCCGCCCGGAGCCGCTGCCGCATGCGCCGTACCCGGAGTTGTCCACCACCGTGTTGCTGCGGCCGGTCAAGCCGCCGCCGTCGGAGGGCTGGCGGCGGGCGCTCTACGTCCTCTCCGGTCAGCTGATCAACCTCGGCGAGGGTCCGCGCGCCATGCGGCACAACAACCTGGTCGCCCAGATCAACCGGCCGTTGCGTGGGTGCTACCGCATCGCGGTGCTGTCGTTGAAGGGCGGTGTGGGCAAGACCACCATCACCGCCTCCCTGGGCTCCACCTTCGCCTCGGTGCGGGGCGACCGGGTCGTTGCGGTGGACGCCAACCCGGACCGCGGCACGCTCAGCCAGAAGGTGCCGCTCGAAACGCCCGCGACGGTGCGGCACCTGCTGCGGGACGCGGAGAGCATCGACCGGTACAGCGACATCCGCGGCTACACCTCGCAGAACGCGGACGGCCTGGAAATCCTGGCCTCCGAAAGCGATCCAGCGGTGTCCGAGGCCTTCAGCGGTGACGACTACACCCGCACCCTGGACATCCTGGAACGGTTCTACGGCCTGGTGCTCACCGATTGCGGGACCGGGCTGCTGCATTCGACGATCCCTGCAGTGCTGGCCAAGGCCGACGTGCTGATCGTCGTCGCGTCCGGTTCGATCGACGGTGCCCGCCTGGCGTCGGCGACGCTGGACTGGCTGGAGGCGCACGGGCACGAAGATCTGGTGCGTAATTCCGTTGCGGTGGTCAACGCGGTGCGGTCGCGCTCCGGCAAGGTCGACATGGACAAGGTGATCGACCACTTCGCACGGCGCTGCCGCGCGGTGCGGGTGGTGCCGTTCGACGCGCACCTCGAAGAGGGCGCCGAAATCAGCTTGGACCGGTTGAAACGGGACACCCGTGAGGCCGTCGCCGAACTGGCCGCGGTGGTCGCCGACGGGTTTCCGGCCGACCAGCGGCGCGCCAACCCGAACTTCGTCTAG
- the ccsB gene encoding c-type cytochrome biogenesis protein CcsB → MNTQHINIGLARYSDWAFTSAVVALVVALLLLAYELAYVRARKLEPVGVPAGTVTTDSAGPGIVAETPQRPLDERVGRAGLAVLYLGIGLLFACIVLRGLATMRVPWGNMYEFINLTCMSGLIAGAVVLRRPQYRPLWVFLLLPILILLTVSGRWLYANAAPVMPALQSYWLPIHVSVVSLGSGVFMVAGIASILFLLRTSRFGEPDAQGRLPRLVQRFPDAQTLDRIAYRTTIFAFPVFGFGVIFGAIWAEEAWGRYWGWDPKETVSFIAWVVYAAYLHARSTAGWRDRKAAWINVAGFVAMVFNLFFVNLVTVGLHSYAGVG, encoded by the coding sequence ATGAACACCCAGCACATCAACATCGGCCTGGCCCGGTATTCCGACTGGGCGTTCACCTCAGCGGTGGTGGCACTGGTGGTGGCGCTGCTGCTGTTGGCCTACGAACTCGCCTACGTCCGCGCGCGCAAGCTCGAACCCGTCGGCGTGCCGGCCGGGACGGTGACCACCGACAGTGCCGGCCCCGGCATCGTGGCTGAGACACCGCAGCGGCCGCTCGACGAACGCGTCGGGCGCGCCGGCCTCGCAGTGCTCTACCTCGGCATCGGTCTGCTGTTCGCCTGCATCGTGCTGCGCGGCCTGGCCACCATGCGGGTGCCCTGGGGCAACATGTACGAGTTCATCAACCTGACTTGCATGTCGGGGCTGATCGCCGGCGCGGTCGTACTGCGCCGCCCGCAGTACCGGCCACTGTGGGTGTTTCTGTTGCTGCCGATCCTGATTCTGCTGACCGTGTCCGGACGTTGGCTTTACGCCAACGCCGCACCGGTGATGCCTGCCCTGCAGTCCTACTGGCTGCCCATCCACGTGTCGGTGGTCAGCCTCGGCTCGGGGGTGTTCATGGTCGCCGGCATCGCCAGCATCCTGTTCCTGCTGCGCACATCGCGATTCGGCGAACCGGATGCCCAGGGGCGACTGCCGAGGCTGGTGCAGCGGTTCCCGGACGCCCAGACGCTGGATCGGATCGCCTACCGGACCACGATTTTCGCTTTCCCCGTATTCGGCTTCGGCGTCATCTTCGGGGCGATCTGGGCGGAGGAAGCGTGGGGCCGTTACTGGGGATGGGACCCCAAGGAAACGGTGTCTTTCATCGCGTGGGTGGTGTACGCCGCTTACCTGCACGCCAGGTCGACCGCGGGATGGCGGGATCGCAAGGCGGCCTGGATCAACGTCGCCGGGTTCGTCGCCATGGTCTTCAACCTGTTCTTCGTTAACCTGGTGACGGTCGGCCTGCACTCCTACGCGGGCGTGGGCTGA